A single window of Myxocyprinus asiaticus isolate MX2 ecotype Aquarium Trade chromosome 34, UBuf_Myxa_2, whole genome shotgun sequence DNA harbors:
- the LOC127425663 gene encoding uncharacterized protein LOC127425663 isoform X2, translating into MMDTIGMVIEVSGLPDIEPNNSMIDRITMHFLRRSNKGGDVLTVIYPTSTEGQAYVVFESAEVPGVLEHSHLLEVESRFYPLEVKRVYQPQLDMSVEAFLNANLFSSQREILNLLDSHGFKVSETRSGQLHLQGSFLKLKLIHSKLMQLLAQETHLQRTTPSPYTNGYSKGPVSKYCPNDYESISKYTLRYNQTNGNSVYVGASSPSTAITSRSPEFPSSLPSFRMVSPPAGSSSFGGSCSSPSRFYDDSNTSSETPSPRQTEVSFPVEPDVFKYTMRFEKEFIKKMELDYSTHINHEDNSGVFTVKILGGAFEEAAKKLSYFMQDITSSLRTQEIDLNKLSDSQQRLIAHNIYMFKDIYKVLIWQEGHVIKVVGSSKDSYEVKQRLLGCEVDNPVPSQLVRSSHLRSSNSLPRQTTRTRMEDDRLNPDIVLQATTFSSTSPSHYLRDSQSGQDLQQDRGRQPSKPTAERSRPRSTSESRHKNKKTVDRSLPNDDQQDLTTPSGVKTSKQNPAPKGFSYFQIPGDIKSKFRKNQKSQISNV; encoded by the exons ATGATGGACACAATAGGAATGGTTATTGAAGTCAGTGGGCTCCCAGACATTGAACCAAACAATAGCATGATTGACAGAATAACCATGCACTTTCTGAGGCGCAGTAACAAGGGTGGAGATGTTTTAACAGTGATTTATCCCACTTCCACCGAAGGCCAGGCTTATGTAGTATTTGAATCGGCAGAAG TACCTGGAGTTTTGGAACATAGTCATCTTTTGGAAGTGGAAAGTCGGTTTTACCCACTGGAAGTTAAAAGAGTGTACCAGCCTCAG CTGGACATGTCAGTTGAAGCATTCCTCAATGCAAATCTGTTCTCCAGTCAGAGAGAAATCCTAAATCTTCTTGATAGCCATGGCTTTAAGGTGTCAGAGACCAGATCAGGGCAGCTGCATTTGCAGGGCTCCTTTTTAAAGCTAAAACTCATCCACTCCAAACTCATGCAGCTTCTGGCTCAAGAAACCCATCTTCAGAGAACAACACCTTCCCCTTACACTAATGGCTACTCTAAAGGCCCGGTATCCAAATATTGCCCCAATGACTATGAATCCATATCTAAATACACACTGAGGTACAACCAGACCAATGGCAACTCAGTGTATGTTGGGGCCAGTAGCCCATCTACAGCAATAACCTCAAGATCCCCAGAGTTCCCAAGCAGTCTGCCAAGCTTCCGGATGGTCTCTCCACCGGCTGGAAGCTCAAGCTTTGGAGGTTCCTGTAGCAGTCCTTCCAGATTCTATGATGATTCCAACACAAGCTCAGAGACCCCTTCTCCCAGGCAAACCGAGGTTTCCTTCCCTGTTGAACCAGATGTGTTTAAATACACAATGCGCTTTGAAAaagagtttattaaaaaaatggaatTGGATTATAGCACTCATATTAATCATGAGGATAATTCAGGagtttttactgttaaaattttgGGAGGGGCCTTTGAGGAAGCAGCTAAAAAACTGTCTTACTTCATGCAGGACATCACCTCATCGCTACGAACACAAGAAATAGACCTGAATAAACTTAGCGACAGTCAGCAGAGACTAATTGCTCATAACATTTACATGTTCAAAGACATCTACAAAGTTTTGATTTGGCAGGAAGGGCATGTTATTAAAGTGGTGGGATCATCGAAAGATAGCTATGAAGTGAAGCAAAGGCTTCTTGGATGTGAGGTTGACAATCCTGTGCCAAGCCAGTTGGTGAGGAGCTCGCATTTGCGAAGCAGCAACTCTTTGCCAAGACAAACAACAAGGACTAGAATGGAGGACGATAGACTAAATCCTGACATTGTGCTTCAAGCTACTACTTTTAGTAGCACCTCTCCCTCACATTACCTGAGAGACTCTCAGTCTGGGCAAGACTTACAACAGGATAGAGGTCGTCAGCCCTCTAAACCCACTGCTGAACGCAGCAGACCACGTAGCACCTCTGAGTccagacataaaaataaaaaaacagtagaCCGATCTCTCCCAAATGATGATCAGCAGGATTTGACAACCCCTAGTGGAGTTAAGACATCTAAACAAAATCCAGCACCTAAAGGTTTTTCTTATTTTCAGATCCCTGGTGATATAAAATCCAAATTTCGCAAAAATCAAAAGTCACAAATTTCCAACGTATGA
- the LOC127425663 gene encoding uncharacterized protein LOC127425663 isoform X1, whose product MFCDFSPFLHCFSLMMDTIGMVIEVSGLPDIEPNNSMIDRITMHFLRRSNKGGDVLTVIYPTSTEGQAYVVFESAEVPGVLEHSHLLEVESRFYPLEVKRVYQPQLDMSVEAFLNANLFSSQREILNLLDSHGFKVSETRSGQLHLQGSFLKLKLIHSKLMQLLAQETHLQRTTPSPYTNGYSKGPVSKYCPNDYESISKYTLRYNQTNGNSVYVGASSPSTAITSRSPEFPSSLPSFRMVSPPAGSSSFGGSCSSPSRFYDDSNTSSETPSPRQTEVSFPVEPDVFKYTMRFEKEFIKKMELDYSTHINHEDNSGVFTVKILGGAFEEAAKKLSYFMQDITSSLRTQEIDLNKLSDSQQRLIAHNIYMFKDIYKVLIWQEGHVIKVVGSSKDSYEVKQRLLGCEVDNPVPSQLVRSSHLRSSNSLPRQTTRTRMEDDRLNPDIVLQATTFSSTSPSHYLRDSQSGQDLQQDRGRQPSKPTAERSRPRSTSESRHKNKKTVDRSLPNDDQQDLTTPSGVKTSKQNPAPKGFSYFQIPGDIKSKFRKNQKSQISNV is encoded by the exons ATGTTTTGTGACTTTTCCCCCTTTCTTCATTGTTTTAGTTTAATGATGGACACAATAGGAATGGTTATTGAAGTCAGTGGGCTCCCAGACATTGAACCAAACAATAGCATGATTGACAGAATAACCATGCACTTTCTGAGGCGCAGTAACAAGGGTGGAGATGTTTTAACAGTGATTTATCCCACTTCCACCGAAGGCCAGGCTTATGTAGTATTTGAATCGGCAGAAG TACCTGGAGTTTTGGAACATAGTCATCTTTTGGAAGTGGAAAGTCGGTTTTACCCACTGGAAGTTAAAAGAGTGTACCAGCCTCAG CTGGACATGTCAGTTGAAGCATTCCTCAATGCAAATCTGTTCTCCAGTCAGAGAGAAATCCTAAATCTTCTTGATAGCCATGGCTTTAAGGTGTCAGAGACCAGATCAGGGCAGCTGCATTTGCAGGGCTCCTTTTTAAAGCTAAAACTCATCCACTCCAAACTCATGCAGCTTCTGGCTCAAGAAACCCATCTTCAGAGAACAACACCTTCCCCTTACACTAATGGCTACTCTAAAGGCCCGGTATCCAAATATTGCCCCAATGACTATGAATCCATATCTAAATACACACTGAGGTACAACCAGACCAATGGCAACTCAGTGTATGTTGGGGCCAGTAGCCCATCTACAGCAATAACCTCAAGATCCCCAGAGTTCCCAAGCAGTCTGCCAAGCTTCCGGATGGTCTCTCCACCGGCTGGAAGCTCAAGCTTTGGAGGTTCCTGTAGCAGTCCTTCCAGATTCTATGATGATTCCAACACAAGCTCAGAGACCCCTTCTCCCAGGCAAACCGAGGTTTCCTTCCCTGTTGAACCAGATGTGTTTAAATACACAATGCGCTTTGAAAaagagtttattaaaaaaatggaatTGGATTATAGCACTCATATTAATCATGAGGATAATTCAGGagtttttactgttaaaattttgGGAGGGGCCTTTGAGGAAGCAGCTAAAAAACTGTCTTACTTCATGCAGGACATCACCTCATCGCTACGAACACAAGAAATAGACCTGAATAAACTTAGCGACAGTCAGCAGAGACTAATTGCTCATAACATTTACATGTTCAAAGACATCTACAAAGTTTTGATTTGGCAGGAAGGGCATGTTATTAAAGTGGTGGGATCATCGAAAGATAGCTATGAAGTGAAGCAAAGGCTTCTTGGATGTGAGGTTGACAATCCTGTGCCAAGCCAGTTGGTGAGGAGCTCGCATTTGCGAAGCAGCAACTCTTTGCCAAGACAAACAACAAGGACTAGAATGGAGGACGATAGACTAAATCCTGACATTGTGCTTCAAGCTACTACTTTTAGTAGCACCTCTCCCTCACATTACCTGAGAGACTCTCAGTCTGGGCAAGACTTACAACAGGATAGAGGTCGTCAGCCCTCTAAACCCACTGCTGAACGCAGCAGACCACGTAGCACCTCTGAGTccagacataaaaataaaaaaacagtagaCCGATCTCTCCCAAATGATGATCAGCAGGATTTGACAACCCCTAGTGGAGTTAAGACATCTAAACAAAATCCAGCACCTAAAGGTTTTTCTTATTTTCAGATCCCTGGTGATATAAAATCCAAATTTCGCAAAAATCAAAAGTCACAAATTTCCAACGTATGA